In Mastigocladopsis repens PCC 10914, a single window of DNA contains:
- a CDS encoding peptidoglycan-binding domain-containing protein → MSQPPMLQHGSTGADVERLQRDLSQLGYQVGVDGIFGEATANAVKKFQQDHNLTVDGIVGPQTGRQLGAALA, encoded by the coding sequence ATGAGTCAACCCCCTATGCTACAACATGGTTCCACTGGCGCAGATGTCGAACGCTTACAACGCGACTTATCCCAACTGGGATATCAAGTTGGAGTTGACGGCATATTCGGTGAAGCTACCGCAAACGCCGTCAAAAAATTCCAACAAGACCATAACTTAACTGTGGATGGAATAGTTGGACCCCAAACAGGCAGACAGTTAGGCGCTGCTTTGGCTTAA
- a CDS encoding VOC family protein has translation MSLIQGLTKAIVYVKDIDKQVNFYRDQLGLEVKSFKSIEGRNDKQWVEFATGECTLVLHGNLETQHGKDRPKLAFHVDDFETAYHTLTERGVQLSPVRSPSPGLKIAEGLDPEGNPFTIDCQE, from the coding sequence ATGAGTCTTATACAAGGTTTGACAAAAGCTATTGTCTATGTAAAGGACATAGACAAACAGGTAAACTTTTACCGCGACCAGTTGGGGCTTGAGGTTAAATCCTTCAAAAGTATAGAAGGACGCAACGACAAACAGTGGGTAGAGTTTGCAACTGGCGAATGCACCTTAGTGTTGCACGGTAATTTAGAGACACAACATGGTAAGGATAGACCCAAGCTAGCGTTTCACGTTGATGATTTTGAAACCGCATACCATACGCTAACTGAACGTGGCGTTCAACTCAGCCCTGTTCGTTCCCCCTCGCCTGGTTTAAAAATTGCTGAAGGTCTTGATCCAGAAGGTAATCCGTTCACCATTGATTGTCAGGAATAA
- a CDS encoding phosphate/phosphite/phosphonate ABC transporter substrate-binding protein produces the protein MSSQLSRRLFILQVLLFTSACAREETANQLELVIGVISYGEGKQAIERFARFREYLGKKARALIQLEPAFNEKIAIERIQHRSWSLVFAPPGLAAIASANYQYLPIFPLQMEGNSRSVFVVRKDSPVRQLKDLQGKTVALGQPGSATGYYFPLYNLFGLTLAEILFAPTPETVLEWVAQGKAAAGAISLEEFNLYRTKLGNAFRILFFDSQNVPPGAVLIGPDVERNRQERIRDYMRDAPPNLVQDVKYLPNAEAPDYQNMISVVKRVTSIAARLNSKPVRLF, from the coding sequence ATGTCATCCCAACTTTCCCGACGTTTATTTATTTTGCAGGTACTGCTCTTCACCTCTGCCTGTGCAAGAGAAGAAACAGCAAATCAACTTGAGTTAGTTATTGGTGTAATTAGCTATGGAGAAGGAAAACAAGCAATAGAACGGTTTGCTCGCTTCCGTGAATATTTGGGTAAAAAAGCAAGGGCACTTATTCAATTAGAGCCAGCTTTTAATGAAAAGATAGCAATTGAACGCATTCAGCATCGTAGTTGGTCATTAGTTTTTGCTCCTCCAGGTTTGGCAGCAATTGCAAGTGCTAACTATCAATATTTACCAATTTTTCCTCTCCAAATGGAGGGTAATTCCCGCTCGGTATTTGTTGTACGCAAAGACAGTCCTGTACGACAATTAAAAGATTTACAAGGGAAAACAGTTGCCCTAGGTCAACCAGGTTCCGCCACTGGATATTATTTTCCCCTGTACAATCTTTTTGGTTTAACATTGGCAGAAATCCTATTTGCTCCTACACCAGAAACAGTGCTTGAATGGGTGGCACAAGGAAAGGCTGCTGCTGGTGCTATTTCCCTAGAGGAATTTAATTTGTATAGAACAAAATTAGGTAATGCATTTCGCATATTATTCTTCGACTCTCAAAATGTTCCACCAGGTGCTGTTTTGATTGGACCTGATGTTGAAAGAAATCGTCAAGAAAGGATTCGCGATTATATGAGAGATGCTCCTCCTAATTTGGTTCAAGATGTTAAATATCTACCAAACGCAGAGGCACCTGATTATCAAAATATGATTTCTGTAGTCAAGCGGGTAACATCTATTGCTGCCCGTCTTAATTCCAAACCTGTTCGCTTATTTTGA
- a CDS encoding c-type heme family protein, giving the protein MKIGTKVNLILIMVFISGIFISGIALSNVLQTKAQDEVSSKALILMQIANSVRDYTNERVQPLLLPKVDTQEQFIPESIPSFTVREVFEKFRKNKEYGNFLYKDATLNPTNLRDKADEFEAEIVERFRKEPGNKSDSGFRTMSGEKLFYSARPFAIQDKSCLRCHTTPELAPKSQIATYGKDNGFGWKLNQVLGAQMVYVPAEDILKTANQSLLLVLAIVGIIFTAIVIIMNQLLRKTVLLRIKKIATVAEQVSVGDMNADFGKQSKDEIGDLAEAFNRMKYSLEIAFNMLNKNQK; this is encoded by the coding sequence ATGAAAATAGGAACTAAAGTTAATCTAATTTTAATAATGGTTTTTATCAGCGGTATTTTCATTAGTGGTATCGCTTTATCAAATGTACTTCAAACAAAAGCACAGGATGAGGTAAGTTCTAAAGCCTTGATTCTCATGCAAATCGCCAATTCGGTTAGAGATTATACCAACGAGCGTGTACAACCCTTATTGTTGCCAAAAGTGGACACTCAAGAGCAGTTCATTCCAGAATCCATACCATCATTTACCGTTAGAGAGGTGTTTGAAAAATTTCGTAAAAACAAAGAATATGGGAATTTTTTATACAAAGATGCCACTCTGAATCCAACAAATCTGCGAGATAAAGCTGACGAATTTGAAGCTGAGATTGTTGAACGATTTCGTAAAGAACCTGGTAATAAAAGCGACTCTGGTTTCCGGACTATGTCTGGAGAAAAATTGTTTTATAGCGCCCGACCTTTTGCTATTCAGGACAAGAGTTGTCTTCGTTGTCATACCACTCCCGAATTAGCTCCAAAAAGTCAAATAGCGACTTACGGAAAAGACAATGGTTTTGGATGGAAGCTCAATCAAGTTCTGGGAGCCCAAATGGTTTATGTTCCGGCTGAAGACATTTTAAAAACTGCTAATCAGTCATTGCTTCTTGTCCTAGCAATTGTCGGAATTATTTTTACAGCCATCGTTATTATCATGAATCAGTTGTTGAGAAAGACTGTACTATTGCGTATTAAAAAAATTGCAACTGTGGCAGAACAAGTTAGCGTTGGTGATATGAATGCCGATTTTGGGAAACAATCTAAAGATGAAATTGGGGATTTAGCAGAAGCTTTCAATCGGATGAAGTATAGTTTAGAAATTGCTTTTAATATGTTAAACAAGAATCAGAAGTAG
- a CDS encoding MFS transporter encodes MNNARIQSQPKSTTNIFQDKNFYIVNFVTLMGILGGTLFNPALPTIQQFFQVTTDQVSWTATIFQLPGAIITPIFGILADVLGRKQVLIPSLLVFALGAGLSGWTSNFTAHLGGRLLQGVGAASLEPLQLTVIGDLYRGRTLGTAMALNAGLIGMSGALFPLIGGVLGGFGWRYTFLPGLLAIPVAFLVLVTLRLPRRPQNAEKFELKSYLQSTWSSINNRHVLGLLFAVMSLFLLQTLCLTFIPFLAVNKFRTSEAINGILLTSMSIALAVFAAQLGRLTQNLSEIKLIKLSFILFAIALLILPIIPNFWLLFIPLLLLGAAQGIALPSSQALLAGLSVQESRAGFMAVNTSIMSWGQTLGPFLGSIAVRFWGIQSVFYTSAIFSLISFAVFNYFLTTKVFDFTAKTIHLQVPPVRNEQSISSSPFPASPAIVQKPIAQLLHLETDRVIELPEDFQVINIGKSSDRIKPEVDLSDFPNCGVISRVHAQIRYDGNEYYIQDLNSSNGTFINKYPLIPGVWYKLKSGLHISFGRRNAIAFMFQLD; translated from the coding sequence ATGAATAACGCAAGAATACAATCTCAACCAAAAAGTACAACTAATATCTTCCAAGATAAGAATTTTTACATAGTCAATTTTGTGACGCTGATGGGAATTTTAGGGGGAACCCTTTTTAACCCCGCGCTGCCAACGATACAACAATTTTTCCAAGTTACAACTGATCAAGTTTCATGGACAGCGACAATTTTCCAGTTGCCTGGTGCCATTATTACTCCGATATTTGGAATTTTAGCTGACGTTTTAGGCAGAAAGCAAGTCCTAATTCCTTCGCTGCTAGTGTTTGCCCTTGGTGCTGGGTTAAGCGGCTGGACATCTAATTTCACGGCACATTTGGGAGGACGACTTTTACAAGGTGTTGGTGCTGCTAGCTTAGAACCGCTACAACTTACCGTTATCGGTGACCTTTATCGCGGGAGAACGCTAGGTACTGCGATGGCACTTAATGCCGGTTTGATTGGTATGAGTGGGGCGCTTTTTCCTCTGATTGGTGGAGTATTAGGCGGGTTTGGCTGGCGATATACGTTTTTACCAGGGTTGCTTGCCATTCCAGTTGCGTTTTTGGTACTCGTGACACTAAGATTACCAAGGCGACCGCAGAACGCAGAAAAGTTTGAGTTAAAATCTTATCTACAAAGTACCTGGAGCAGCATAAACAATCGTCACGTACTAGGGCTGTTGTTCGCGGTCATGTCTCTGTTCTTACTGCAAACTTTATGTTTAACCTTTATCCCATTCTTGGCGGTAAACAAGTTCCGTACATCAGAGGCGATAAATGGCATCCTCCTGACGAGTATGTCAATTGCGCTAGCGGTTTTTGCTGCTCAATTGGGACGTTTGACTCAGAATTTGTCGGAAATCAAACTCATCAAACTTTCTTTTATTCTCTTTGCAATTGCCTTGCTAATTCTCCCGATTATTCCTAATTTTTGGTTGCTATTCATCCCGCTTTTGTTACTCGGTGCAGCTCAAGGTATCGCCCTTCCATCATCCCAAGCACTCTTAGCAGGGCTTTCTGTACAAGAATCTCGGGCTGGATTTATGGCGGTAAATACCTCAATTATGTCGTGGGGGCAGACACTTGGTCCTTTTTTAGGAAGCATTGCTGTTAGGTTTTGGGGAATACAATCAGTCTTTTATACGAGCGCCATTTTTTCTTTGATTTCATTTGCTGTCTTCAATTATTTCTTAACGACTAAAGTATTCGATTTCACAGCCAAAACCATACACTTACAGGTTCCACCAGTTCGCAATGAACAATCAATTTCGTCTTCGCCATTCCCTGCGTCTCCTGCAATCGTACAAAAGCCCATTGCACAGCTACTCCATCTGGAAACTGACAGGGTGATTGAATTACCGGAAGATTTTCAGGTTATTAATATCGGCAAGTCCAGCGATCGCATTAAGCCCGAAGTGGATCTTTCAGATTTTCCCAATTGTGGAGTTATCTCACGGGTTCACGCCCAGATTCGTTACGATGGAAACGAATACTATATCCAAGATCTGAACAGTTCTAACGGCACTTTCATTAATAAATATCCACTTATACCAGGTGTTTGGTACAAATTAAAATCAGGTCTTCACATTAGTTTTGGTCGGCGAAACGCGATCGCATTCATGTTTCAGCTTGATTAG
- a CDS encoding cytochrome P450: MIGQHSTEPEKKTCPHLGEAYQPFVNPQLEDPYSFYKRARVEEPLFYSPLLNGYVATRYDDILTILKDPARFSSADTLSPIVEFTPEVFQVLRQGFPLVRDLVNSDGEEHKRLRAPFMKVFAPERLEAMEDSIRAIANKLVDNFVNDGQADIISQFAYPLPLEAILTMYGIPLDRMAELKQWCYDMNALISSPLTPEEQVQCARSMVAMQHFVAGLIEGRRNAPRNDLISNVITSDLNMPELVRILVGLIQAGHKTSSHLIGNALKHLLERPQLWQAICDDPSLIPAALEEVLRYDAPVPAMSRTTTQDLELAGVQLPKGTRIFLMYASANRDETKYSDSDRYDIERFKQAQANHLAFGHGVHHCIGSNLARREARIALEILSSRLTNLRLRPNQELTHVPTMIFRGFTDLFVEWDIPQKG, from the coding sequence ATGATTGGACAGCATTCAACAGAGCCTGAGAAGAAAACTTGCCCTCATCTAGGAGAAGCTTACCAACCCTTTGTCAACCCACAACTTGAAGATCCCTATTCATTTTATAAGCGTGCAAGAGTTGAGGAGCCGTTATTTTACAGTCCATTGTTAAACGGCTATGTTGCCACGCGTTATGATGACATCCTAACTATACTGAAAGACCCAGCACGCTTTTCTTCGGCGGATACTCTCAGCCCGATTGTTGAATTTACCCCAGAGGTATTCCAAGTGCTGCGTCAAGGGTTTCCCTTGGTACGCGATTTGGTTAATAGCGATGGCGAAGAACACAAACGCTTACGCGCTCCTTTTATGAAAGTGTTTGCACCAGAGCGCCTTGAGGCGATGGAAGATTCCATTCGCGCTATTGCTAATAAGTTGGTAGACAATTTTGTCAATGATGGTCAGGCAGACATCATATCGCAATTTGCTTATCCGTTACCTCTTGAAGCCATCCTCACTATGTACGGTATCCCGTTAGACAGGATGGCAGAACTCAAGCAGTGGTGTTATGACATGAATGCTTTGATATCGTCGCCGCTGACGCCAGAAGAGCAGGTGCAATGTGCTCGCAGCATGGTGGCGATGCAGCATTTCGTTGCAGGTTTAATCGAGGGACGACGGAATGCACCTCGCAACGATTTGATCAGCAATGTAATCACCTCTGACCTGAATATGCCAGAGTTGGTGAGAATTTTAGTGGGGTTAATACAAGCCGGACATAAAACGAGTTCTCATTTGATTGGGAATGCCTTAAAACACCTGTTGGAGCGTCCCCAATTATGGCAAGCTATTTGTGATGACCCATCGCTCATTCCTGCTGCTTTGGAAGAAGTACTCAGGTATGATGCTCCTGTCCCAGCAATGAGTCGCACAACCACCCAAGATCTAGAACTGGCGGGAGTTCAACTACCCAAAGGCACTCGCATCTTTTTGATGTATGCTTCCGCTAACCGTGATGAAACTAAGTACAGTGATAGCGATCGCTATGATATAGAACGTTTCAAACAAGCACAAGCTAACCATCTCGCATTTGGTCATGGAGTTCATCACTGTATTGGTTCAAACTTAGCCCGTCGGGAAGCACGAATCGCTCTGGAAATATTGTCTTCAAGGCTGACAAATCTGCGACTGCGCCCAAACCAAGAATTAACCCATGTCCCAACAATGATATTCCGTGGTTTTACAGACCTATTTGTGGAGTGGGATATCCCCCAAAAAGGTTAA